In Hirschia baltica ATCC 49814, the genomic stretch AATACACACAGAAGATGGGTATAAAGCCCTCAAAATTTTAAGACCCGATGTTGAAAAACACATCGAAAAAGAATTGCGCGCCCTTCGGCGCCTTGCGCGTATAATCGAGAAATTTGTTCCTGATTCCAGACGTTTACGCCCAATAGACGCCGTTGAAACAATAGCTCGCTCTTTAACATTAGAGTTGGACCTGCGTTTTGAAGCCGGCGCTGCTTCTGAATTTAAAGAAGTTCTCAAAATCGATAATTATGCCGGCGCACCTGAAGTTGATTGGAAACGCACAAGCAAACGCGTTCTAACCACTGAATGGATATCTGGACAGGCCATGACCCGGCTTGAGGGGATAAGTGACAAAGATCGTGAAGCGCTCGCTTATAAGGTTAATCGTAGTTTTCTTGCTTCCGCGCTAGATCATGGCTTTTTTCATGCCGACATTCATGAAGGCAATATGATACTACACCCCCCAGAAAAAGACGGGGATGAATATGAACTGACCTTTATTGATTTTGGAATTATGGGACGGATAGGTCCAAATGAGCGTCTTTTCCTTGCTGAAATCATAAATGGCTTCCTAACGCGCAATTACACCCGCCTTGCCCGTGTGCATTTTGAAAATGGCTATGTGCCGGCAGAGCATTCAATGGATGATTTTGCACAAGCATTAAGATCTGTAGGCGAGCCTATTCATGGGCAAACAGCAGAAGATCTTCCAATGGGCCGTATCATCATGCAATTGTTTGATATTACAGAACAATTTGGAATGCGCATGCGCCCAGAACTCGTGCTAATTCAAAAGACAATGGTACAAGTTGAAGGTGTTGCCCGCGCTATTTACCCGCCACATGATATATGGGAATCGGCGCGTCCAATCGTTGAGCGTTGGGTTGCGAGAGAATTTGGTCCTGTTGGCGCGGCCAAGCTAGCCCAGAATGTCGCCAATGAAGCAACTAACCGCATTAAACGCCTACCTGAATTCATGGACCGCGTTGATAATGCCTTGATTCAAATTGAAAATCCGCCGACACCGCCCAAACCACGTTCAAATTGGCCATTGTGGACTGTGACTTTGATATTAGGCAAAGCACTCGCCGCTCTAATTGGTTATCTTGTTGGTATTCACGTTTAAGAGATTACATAAAATCTGTTCGGCCCAATCCGTGCATTCCTCATAAATATACGTTAGAACAAGAACGTACAGACCCCTTTGGAGACACAAAACGTGGCTGATAAATCAATTCTACTTATCATTGGCGGCGGGATAGCTGCCTATAAAAGCCTTGAGCTGATCCGTGAATTGGGCCGCGCTGGCGTTTCCACACGCTGCATTTTAACTAAAGGTGGCGAGCAATTTGTAACCCCACTCACCGTCTCATCCCTCACAGGTGAGAAAGTATTTTCCGAACTTTTCGACCTCGATGATGAAGCCGATATGGGTCATATCCAACTCTCTCGTTCCACGGATTTGGTTGTTGTCTGTCCCGCCACTGCGGATTTAATGGCGAAGTCCTGTGCCGGTATTGCGAATGATCTAGCGACAACGACTCTACTTGCGACTGATAAACCGGTGTTCATGGTGCCAGCCATGAATGTGCGTATGTGGGACCATCCAGCAACCCAACGCAATGTCAGACAATTACGCCTTGATGGTATTGAAGTGATGGAACCAGATATTGGCGAAATGGCATGTGGTGAATATGGGCCTGGTCGGCTGCCGGATGTTATGCGGATAAAAGATGAAATTCTGGATCATTTAGCACGCCCGATTGATGCGCCTCTTGCAGGCAAAAAAGCCGTTGTTACAGCCGGCCCAACACGCGAAGCCCTAGATCCGGTTCGATATATTTCAAATCATTCTTCAGGTAGGCAAGGCTATGCAATTGCCTCTGCACTATCTCGTCTTGGAGCCGACGTCACATTGGTGTCTGGTCCAACTTCCTTACCTCAACCGGCTGGTCTAAATTTTGTTCAAGTTGAAACAGCAATAGAGATGCTAGATGCTGTAAAATCAGGTTTGCCATCAGATATTTTCGTTTCCGTCGCAGCAGTCGCGGATTGGAGACCGGCAGAACCATCAGATGTAAAAATCAAAGCCAAAACAACAAAAAAAGGCATGGGTTCAATCACGCTTGTTGAAAACCCTGATATTTTAAAAACCATTTCCCACATGAGCGAAGACCGCCCCAAGCTTGTTATTGGCTTTGCAGCAGAAACAAATGATGTGGAAGATCACGCGCAAGGCAAGCTGGAACGCAAAGGCTGTGATTGGATCGTGGCAAATGATGTGTCTGGCGATGTGATGGGCGGAGCTGAAAACGAAATCGCCATTGTTAAACGTGATGGCATTGAACGTTTACCACGCATGAGCAAAGCATTTGTCGCCCAAAATCTCGCCAAACGTATCGCTGAGAGCTTTAAGGACTAGCCACATCCTCGGTTGCCGCACTATCCACCTTCTTCTGAAAGTTCAGTCTCACTTATTTGTATAGCTTTTTTATATTCTACAATCTGTTTTTGTAGTTCACTTATTCTATTCGCCTGCAATTCAGCAATAGATTTAATTTGACTAACTTCCACTTGGTCTTCTTTCGTGGAGACTGCCGCCTCCAACACAGATTTCCCGTGCACAATTCCACATAGCGCATGATAGTTTACAATATGAAGCTGCAATCCATCATAATCTGCAGCCTCAAGCATTTGTTGAGCCTTTTCTTTTTCTTCTAAACGCCGCACGCGAACTGCTCTATAGTGAAGATCTGTGTTGTCTCCTCCTAGAATAGTATTGCTCAATTCATCTCTCGCGCCGATAAGAAAAGCACCACCATTTGCAAGCTGATTGGCAGATTGCGCGTGCGTATTCACACCCGCCAATACAGCCAAAGCCAAACCTCCTACCCCCATGGAAGACTTCGTTACCTTTGATTGCGTTATGACTTCCGACATATAGGCATCACAAAGCCGATCCGATTTGGCATAAGCGGCTATCAATATCTGACGCTGGACTATTTCTTCTGCCCTTCCCATAACCCCCAAAACATTCTCAATTGGAACTTCCTGCTTTGCACTTGCCAAGAGACTACAATCTCTAATGTCCGAATTGGTTAAATGCTTTCGCGGTTTGGGCTTCAGTTTCTTGCCTATACAAGTCTCATATTTTGCAACATTGCCAGCATCTAAAAGACCAACAACATTTGTAGGATCCACTATATTGTTCACCGTCAACAATGTTGCGGGTAATGTTAGTTTATTGGAATAATCTTTAATGTGTGGTGCATTTGAACACCCTGAAAGATACACGAATACTGTAAGAATGATAAATTTAAACTGCATAGTAGCCCCCAACTAGCAATGAATACTTATCTTACTACATTTTCAACCTAATATACACCCTCAGGTAAATGTCTGTTTTAAAATTGAAAAAAGATATGGCAAGTTTCCAAACCACAACAACCAGTTTAAGCATGTCTTCAAATCTAGGAGACATGTCATGAGCCAGCCAGCAAACACAGCGATTATTGAAGTTAAGCCCCTCCCCCATTTTGAAGGTTTGGCTTTGCCTGCTTATGAAACCACAAGTGCGGCTGGCATGGATTTGCGCGCAGCCAATAATGAAGGCGAAGACATTGTACTGGCCCCAATGGCGCGCGATATGATCCCGACAGGTTTGAGCATGGCAATTCCACATGGCTATGAAGTGCAAATCCGCCCGCGTTCTGGCCTAGCCGCTAAACACGGTATTACATGCCTCAACACGCCCGGCACAATTGATGCTGATTATCGCGGTGAAGTGAAAGTCATTTTGATTAATTTAGGGTCAGAACCATTCACCATCAAACGCGGCGAACGCATTGCGCAAATGGTCGTGGCTCCCGTCACGCAAGGCGTTTGGAAAGAAGTTGATGAGCTTTCCAGCACCGATCGCGGCACAGGTGGATTTGGCTCTACAGGGCGCTAAAAGGTCCAAATTGAGTTAACAAAACATAAATTTATTTGATTGAATTTTATGCTTCTGACTCAACATGAATAAACCGTAATGTGAGAAGCTGGCGATACCGACAAACTGAAGAGTTCCTCCCCGTCCTCTTTTGCCAACGGGTCGGGTCGCTCACACGACATCTCACACCTTCAAAAAATGCAAGCAGATGATCAAATAGCGACCCGCGATGTTGGCATTGTTATTCGAGGGAAGTGAACTTAAATTCAATTGAATATTGTCTTAACTCCAGGGAAGGAACAATACGAGCAGCAGCTTTAGTCCTTTTATCAAAATCATGAGCGATCAGAATTCCCCGTACAGGCCTATCTTCTTCTAGTTCTGTATCCCCCATATAACCCAAAATTTGTCCGATTGCGCGACTGTCAACTTTACCAGCCTTTAATTCGACGATGACTATACCTTCATCATCTTCACAAGTAATATCGATAAAACCTGAATCGACTGACCGCTCCGCTCCATCGTCTATGATTCTTAAATTTTCGTCTAATTGAGTTATATTGTTGCGCAACATTGACTGCATATCACGCTCTAACGAAAATTTTTGTTTTGTCTGGTTTTCTATATCAGAGTTTACATTGTCGGATGTAAACTCTCTTTCAAAAAAGCCTCCACCTAAAAACTTCTCGTACCTTACAACAGCATTTTTATATGATTGTAGGTTATTCCTGATGTTTCCGTTGAATACAATTTTCGACGGGTTTGGTTTTCGCGCTCGCTCATCAAAAACGGAATATTGCAGAGAATTTATTACGTCCTGAAGAGTGTTTTGACGAAAATGCTCTTCAAGGTCTCCGTAAAACTCTTCTACCTTTTTCACTCGATGAATTTGAGCAGATTGCGTCCCCTCTGCATATTTCTGCTCCTCAAGCCATTGCAAATAATCTTGGCGCATATTTAACCTCCATCAAATCTATCAAAATAATTAAGACCCTACTCCAACTGAAACGGCTCCCCTGCCATATCTGCCAATAGGTAGTCATCATTATTGGCATTGATGTTGAGTTTGCCAAAAGCAAAAGCTGTGCGGTCTATGATAATGTCACGCGGGCGTAGTTCGCGGGAAAGCTCCAAGCCATCAAGCGTGCGGCAACGGGAAAAGGCCACATAGGCCTGACCGTGGGCAAACATGCCATTGTCAAAATCGATATAGACATTATCCAGCGTCATGCCTTGGGATTTGTGAATGGTGACCGCATAAGCTAATCGTAATGGCAATTGCTTGAATGATCCCACGACCGTTCGGCTGACAGATTTTTTATCGGAATCAAAATCATAGCGATATTTTTCCCAAGCTTGGGGCGCAATGCGGTAGGTCTCGCCGTCAATTTTCACAAATACTGAGCTCTCGCCCAACGCTTCAACGATACCGATTGAGCCATTCACCCACCTGCCCTCTGGATCATTCTTGATCAGCATAACGCGCGCGCCAACTTTCAGATCAAGAAAAGCATCGGTGGGGAAAGAGCGCTCATCAAACTGACCATCACTCACCCCTTCATAGCTTGTGGCGACGCCGGGTAATTCATCGAGGCGTTGCTGATTTATCCGCCATGCCGCCGCATTATTGGGGGTGAGCACAATATGCGTTTCGGATGCATCGGCAGGCGTGCGCGATGAAACACGCTCCTTCAGAGTTTGCTCTTCTTCGGGTCCAAGCCGACCATTTCGCAACGCATTGAGCACATTTAAAAAACGCTCATCTTCTTGTCGAAACACATGTTTAAGCGCCGCAAGCTGGAATGCGCCATCCTTAAAAGCTTGGGAAAGAAAAAACCATGGCCCGCCAAAACGGTCATGCAGAATTGGCTCAACTTCACTTTCCACAATAGGCGGCAATTGATGCAAATCGCCTGATAAAATCACGCGCACACCGCCAAAAGGCCGCTTATCATTGCGGTTTAGGCGCAACATATCCGACATGCATTGCAACATGTCCGAACGCACCATTGAAATCTCGTCCACGACGAGCGTTTCCATTGTTTTGACCAGGCGCTGATTACGCATTTTTTTCACATCAGCCGCATCCAGCAAGCGGGGCGGGAATTTAAAAAATGAATGTATTGTCTGCCCGCCTGCATTTACCGCCGCCAAACCAGTGGGTGCTAGCACAACGGATTTATCTCCCGTTGCACGCAAAAGTCGCTTCAGCATGGTGGTTTTACCGGTGCCTGCGCGCCCCGTCAGGAAGAGATTGCGGTGACCCGTCAATATCTCCTTGAGCAAAGGATCGTAAGTTGCCGACTCACCATCCTTGTTTGGGGTCACATAAATCACCAAGTGAAAGACTTCCTATGAGTAATTGAGCTGATACAATAATAAATGCTAGCGACGACAATCTCTGAAAATTCAGGACCGATTCGCCGCAAATCAGCTAGGTACAAAGCATGAATCTAACTTCAGAACAAATCCAACGTTATGCACGCCACATCATGCTGCGTGAAATTGGCGGTCCGGGCCAGCAAAAATTGCTTAAATCAACAGTCGCGCTTGTCGGCGCTGGCGGTTTGGGCGGACCAGCAGCTTTGTATTTGGCGGCTGCGGGCGTTGGAAATATTAGATTGATAGATGATGATGAAGTGTCACTTTCCAATCTGCAAAGACAGATTTTGTTTTCAACCTCTGAAATTGGTGCCCCAAAGGTAAAAAGCGGCAAAGAAAGGCTTGCCGCACTCAACCCTGATTGCTCAATCACTGAAATTTCCAAACGCCTAAATGCCGATAACGCCGCCGAATGTATTGGTGGTGCTGATTTTGTGCTGGATGGATCAGACAGTTTTCAGACGCGATTTGATGTGAACCAATTTTGTCATGACAATAATCGCACGCTTATTTCTGGGGCAGTTGGCCGTTGGTCAGGACAAGTCTCTGTTTATAAATCGGGCTTGACCAAAGCCAATGAGAAAAAAGATAAACTCCCCTGCTATCGCTGTCTGACACCTGAATTGCCCGAAACCGAAATCAGCTGCGCAGAAATCGGTGTCATTGGTCCCCTTACCGGCATTGTTGGCGCACGCATGGCGATGGAAACAGTTAAAGAAATTACCAAAGCAGGCCAATCCATGGCAGGACGTTTGTGGATTTATGATGCGCTATCTGGCGATGGCCGTACGATCAAATTACCCATTGATCCCGCTTGTCCATGTTGTTCTTGAGAAATACAATGCACGCACGCTCTTGCCGGATATTCGACACTCTCCTACCTTCTATAATGTGGTCGCCAAATAAATTGCGAACACAAACGAACGCTGGGAGTTAATCAATATGGTGCGCTTCATCCTTGGGGTTGTCGTTTTTTTTACGTTGGTTTTCACAGCTGCGTGGTTTTCACTCACTCATCCTGATATGTCTTATGCTGAACTCGATGAAAAATACGCAGTCTCTGCATCAAAATTCATAACGTTAGAATCTGGCGCACGTGTCCACTATCTGGATTCTGGGCCCGCCCCCGAAAACACAACATCTCCTCCGCTCATTTTAATCCACGGTTACACAAGTAGCTCGTTTGAATGGAGCAATTGGATCAAATCTTTAAGAGGCAGATATCACATCATAGCGGTAGATTTACCCGCCCACGGTCTAACGGAAGCTTCGATGAATTATATTCGCGAAGAAGCCGGCATGGTAAATTTCGTCGATGAATTTACCCAATCCCTCAATTTATCTAGCTTTGTATTGGGTGGTTCTTCACTGGGCGGACGCATTAGTTGGGAATACAGTCTCATTCACCCTGAAAAAGTGGACTCTCTCATATTAATTGGCGCGGATGGCTGGGAAGTATCAGAAACAGCAACATCCTTTGATCCCATCATAAAAGATCTCAATTCCTACCCACTTCTGGCACCTGTATTGAGGTTTTTTGATATGAAAACCTTTATCACAGCGAGGGTCCAACAGAGTTTTCTAAACCCTGATGAAGCAAACCCTGAATTGATAGACAGATTTTCTGATTTCACATTCGCACCAAACCACAGAAAAGGTCTGGTTGAACTCGCCTTACAGAAACACACGCTTGATCCCCAAAGGGAAAACTCAATTCCTACCCTCATCTTGCAAGGGGAAAAAGATGCGATCGTGCCATTAAGTTACGCCACGAAATTTCATCAGCTCGCACCTAATTCAACGCTGCTGACCTATGAAATGGCGGGTCACAATCTACATATGGAAGCCCCAAGGCGGTCACTTGAGGATGTGCTAGAATTTCTAACGAATGAACAGCGTCCAAGACCGCGCAATTCCTATCAGGAATTGGAAACATCTTCTTATACGAGAGAGTCAGATACGGTTTTGCCAGTCTCCAAGAACTAAATGCTCGAAGACTTAGACGCCCCACTCGTTTGCGAGGCAGCCATTGCCGCGAAAAGAGAATTCTTCAATCACATTGCTGTCTTCAACAATGAATTGCGTGCTGCAAACTGATTTAAGAATATATCTGGGCACCCACACTTTACGCGCCTCAACAAAACGACGTGTTTGAGTTTTGCCATTATCTGTCTCAAACTTAGCAGACGTGCGATAATAACGGTGATCAAAATATCCACCACGTGGAAGATCCTTGGAAGCTTTATAGATCCAGATTTCACGACCATCTTCCAGCTTATTTACTGTAGACGGCTTACCCCACTCATTTAACAATTGTTGAGTCGACTGTCCTTGGTATTGAGTCAGCTGCTTACGATAACCCTCTGCTGTTTCACAGGCAGCTAGGCTCGTAATCGCTAAAAAGCTAAGACACATCAATTTGAGTTTCACAACAAAACTCCCCGCGCGGACACTACATTAAATCAAGTTAAGGTTTCCCATTATTGTCCTTAAAAAAAGTTAATGTCACGCGAAAAGTTACAAAAAGTTTATGAAAAAGCACATTTCAGTTATGCATTTCTAGATATCGGTATAATCAATCCTCAAAACTCCCGTCATTAGGGAGCTTTGGCTTGTATCGTCCGTCATGCATCAGGCTTAAATCAATTCTGGTAAAACACGGTCTGGAACCATGTGGCCATCAAGAAAATTCTTAATATTGATGATGACTTTTTCACCCATTTCCGTCCGCGCCTCAACGGTAGCTGACCCCATATGCGGCAAGAGAATAACATTCTTCAATGCCAATAAGCGTGGATTTATTTCTGGTTCATTCTGGAAAACATCCAATCCCGCTCCAGCGATCTGCCCCGCTTCCAACGCACTTATCAGCGCATCCTCATCAATCACCTCTCCACGCGACGTGTTGACGATGTAAGCATGAGGTTTAAGCAGCTTTAACCGGCGCTCATGCAACAAATGATATGTGGCCGGCGTTGCTGGACAATTGACAGAAATAATATCCATACGAGAGATCATCTGGTCCAGACTTTCCCAATATGTCGTCGCAAATTGGGCTTCAATCGCAGGAGAAACACGATTACGATTGTGATAGTGCACTTCCAGCCCAAAAGCTCTGGCGCGACGCGCAACGGCCTGCCCTATGCGCCCCATCCCAATAATACCGATACGCTTGCCGAAAATACGGTGACCCAACATATAAGTTGGTGACCAGCCTTTAAATTCACCCGCACGTAAAGCATCAACCCCTTGTACCATACGGCGCGGCAGAGCCAATATCAGCGCCATGGTCATATCAGCCGTATCTTCAGTCAGAACACCCGGCGTGTTAGTAACAATAATGCCTTTTTGAGCCGCTGCTTTAACATCAATATTATCAACACCCGCTCCAAATTGAGCGATCATCTTCAACTGACTGCCTGCATTGGCAATCAATTCTGCCGTAATATTGTCAGTGAGTGTGGAAACAAAAACATCAGCCCTCTCCAGCGCATCGGCTAAGCGATTTTCTGTGAAAGCTTCGTCATTTGTATTTAGTTCCACATCAAATAATTCGCTCATCCGCTGCTCGACTGGTTTAGGGAGCTTGCGAGATATGACGACTTTTACCGTGTCCCGTGGCATTCAGTGTCTCCAATATTATTTTCTTTTTTATGAGCACATAGCAAATCAGCACTAAAATTCCAAATTTTGAATTAAATGCATGGGTACAACAAATTTGGAAATTAAGGTTAAGACGTCATTCATCATGCGAGGACATTGTGACCCATCATTAAATGATGGTCATGATTATGTATTCGAGTCAAAACGCTCACTCTAAACGTCTCTTTGTAATTTTCTTCCTTTTGCTTTCTGCAATGGGTATGTCTGCTATGGTGCCGGCATTCGCTCAATCCGATTTCACAATCGAACCTGCGAGCCTGACACCTTATGTGAATCCCCAACAGGAAAGACGTATTTCCAAATTTTCCAGCATGCCAGTTCCGCGCTATGCCAGCCTCAAATATAATGAAGTCAATGGACGCTTAGGGCCGGGATTGGAATATCCGATAAAATGGCAATATCAGAGAAGCGGCCTACCTGTCTTAGTCGTCAAAGAATCTAAGAATTGGCGTAAAATTCGTGACCCACAAGGCGATGAAGTATGGGTGCACCAACGCATGTTAGGTGCACGTCGTACAGGCATTACCTCCACGAAC encodes the following:
- a CDS encoding AarF/UbiB family protein, which codes for MFKAIADYYRLIKAGTTLARHDVLIPSDIRRHLPWPGKLVGMVLRLFSGGSKKKSTGDRLASALEKMGPAYVKLGQILATRPDIIGIKNAQDLSRLKDRVPPFSVALAEKALKAEFGDECSTLFPQLSAPIAAASISQVHKIHTEDGYKALKILRPDVEKHIEKELRALRRLARIIEKFVPDSRRLRPIDAVETIARSLTLELDLRFEAGAASEFKEVLKIDNYAGAPEVDWKRTSKRVLTTEWISGQAMTRLEGISDKDREALAYKVNRSFLASALDHGFFHADIHEGNMILHPPEKDGDEYELTFIDFGIMGRIGPNERLFLAEIINGFLTRNYTRLARVHFENGYVPAEHSMDDFAQALRSVGEPIHGQTAEDLPMGRIIMQLFDITEQFGMRMRPELVLIQKTMVQVEGVARAIYPPHDIWESARPIVERWVAREFGPVGAAKLAQNVANEATNRIKRLPEFMDRVDNALIQIENPPTPPKPRSNWPLWTVTLILGKALAALIGYLVGIHV
- the dut gene encoding dUTP diphosphatase, producing MSQPANTAIIEVKPLPHFEGLALPAYETTSAAGMDLRAANNEGEDIVLAPMARDMIPTGLSMAIPHGYEVQIRPRSGLAAKHGITCLNTPGTIDADYRGEVKVILINLGSEPFTIKRGERIAQMVVAPVTQGVWKEVDELSSTDRGTGGFGSTGR
- a CDS encoding alpha/beta fold hydrolase, producing MVRFILGVVVFFTLVFTAAWFSLTHPDMSYAELDEKYAVSASKFITLESGARVHYLDSGPAPENTTSPPLILIHGYTSSSFEWSNWIKSLRGRYHIIAVDLPAHGLTEASMNYIREEAGMVNFVDEFTQSLNLSSFVLGGSSLGGRISWEYSLIHPEKVDSLILIGADGWEVSETATSFDPIIKDLNSYPLLAPVLRFFDMKTFITARVQQSFLNPDEANPELIDRFSDFTFAPNHRKGLVELALQKHTLDPQRENSIPTLILQGEKDAIVPLSYATKFHQLAPNSTLLTYEMAGHNLHMEAPRRSLEDVLEFLTNEQRPRPRNSYQELETSSYTRESDTVLPVSKN
- a CDS encoding HesA/MoeB/ThiF family protein; its protein translation is MNLTSEQIQRYARHIMLREIGGPGQQKLLKSTVALVGAGGLGGPAALYLAAAGVGNIRLIDDDEVSLSNLQRQILFSTSEIGAPKVKSGKERLAALNPDCSITEISKRLNADNAAECIGGADFVLDGSDSFQTRFDVNQFCHDNNRTLISGAVGRWSGQVSVYKSGLTKANEKKDKLPCYRCLTPELPETEISCAEIGVIGPLTGIVGARMAMETVKEITKAGQSMAGRLWIYDALSGDGRTIKLPIDPACPCCS
- a CDS encoding ATP-dependent DNA helicase, with the translated sequence MVIYVTPNKDGESATYDPLLKEILTGHRNLFLTGRAGTGKTTMLKRLLRATGDKSVVLAPTGLAAVNAGGQTIHSFFKFPPRLLDAADVKKMRNQRLVKTMETLVVDEISMVRSDMLQCMSDMLRLNRNDKRPFGGVRVILSGDLHQLPPIVESEVEPILHDRFGGPWFFLSQAFKDGAFQLAALKHVFRQEDERFLNVLNALRNGRLGPEEEQTLKERVSSRTPADASETHIVLTPNNAAAWRINQQRLDELPGVATSYEGVSDGQFDERSFPTDAFLDLKVGARVMLIKNDPEGRWVNGSIGIVEALGESSVFVKIDGETYRIAPQAWEKYRYDFDSDKKSVSRTVVGSFKQLPLRLAYAVTIHKSQGMTLDNVYIDFDNGMFAHGQAYVAFSRCRTLDGLELSRELRPRDIIIDRTAFAFGKLNINANNDDYLLADMAGEPFQLE
- a CDS encoding 2-hydroxyacid dehydrogenase; this encodes MPRDTVKVVISRKLPKPVEQRMSELFDVELNTNDEAFTENRLADALERADVFVSTLTDNITAELIANAGSQLKMIAQFGAGVDNIDVKAAAQKGIIVTNTPGVLTEDTADMTMALILALPRRMVQGVDALRAGEFKGWSPTYMLGHRIFGKRIGIIGMGRIGQAVARRARAFGLEVHYHNRNRVSPAIEAQFATTYWESLDQMISRMDIISVNCPATPATYHLLHERRLKLLKPHAYIVNTSRGEVIDEDALISALEAGQIAGAGLDVFQNEPEINPRLLALKNVILLPHMGSATVEARTEMGEKVIINIKNFLDGHMVPDRVLPELI
- the coaBC gene encoding bifunctional phosphopantothenoylcysteine decarboxylase/phosphopantothenate--cysteine ligase CoaBC, yielding MADKSILLIIGGGIAAYKSLELIRELGRAGVSTRCILTKGGEQFVTPLTVSSLTGEKVFSELFDLDDEADMGHIQLSRSTDLVVVCPATADLMAKSCAGIANDLATTTLLATDKPVFMVPAMNVRMWDHPATQRNVRQLRLDGIEVMEPDIGEMACGEYGPGRLPDVMRIKDEILDHLARPIDAPLAGKKAVVTAGPTREALDPVRYISNHSSGRQGYAIASALSRLGADVTLVSGPTSLPQPAGLNFVQVETAIEMLDAVKSGLPSDIFVSVAAVADWRPAEPSDVKIKAKTTKKGMGSITLVENPDILKTISHMSEDRPKLVIGFAAETNDVEDHAQGKLERKGCDWIVANDVSGDVMGGAENEIAIVKRDGIERLPRMSKAFVAQNLAKRIAESFKD
- a CDS encoding SH3 domain-containing protein; protein product: MYSSQNAHSKRLFVIFFLLLSAMGMSAMVPAFAQSDFTIEPASLTPYVNPQQERRISKFSSMPVPRYASLKYNEVNGRLGPGLEYPIKWQYQRSGLPVLVVKESKNWRKIRDPQGDEVWVHQRMLGARRTGITSTNVIMYQKPDLETLPIAEVEMGVVADIAECEGDWCRVDIDGRNGWAYRNSIWGVDDLG
- a CDS encoding endonuclease NucS domain-containing protein, translating into MRQDYLQWLEEQKYAEGTQSAQIHRVKKVEEFYGDLEEHFRQNTLQDVINSLQYSVFDERARKPNPSKIVFNGNIRNNLQSYKNAVVRYEKFLGGGFFEREFTSDNVNSDIENQTKQKFSLERDMQSMLRNNITQLDENLRIIDDGAERSVDSGFIDITCEDDEGIVIVELKAGKVDSRAIGQILGYMGDTELEEDRPVRGILIAHDFDKRTKAAARIVPSLELRQYSIEFKFTSLE